The Saccharothrix variisporea genome has a segment encoding these proteins:
- a CDS encoding Hsp70 family protein, producing the protein MPYVLGVDVGTTRTAAALCRLGGTGRAEPEVVGLGGPGGGVASSLQLTADGTFAVGEPGDPRWTATGFAARVGDGVPVVLGAEPFTAEELTALMVSWVAGQVAAREGEPAERIVLSHPVGWGVHHKGLMHQALRVMGLENVTLLAEPLAAAAGHAFARGPVGVFAMGSHAFSAAVVRPFEVVSWAESPDQDTGVDFDDLVFGHVKTELGRAFAELDPQDPRTRGLYGRLRRDCEAAKRVLSGTFETVIPVHLPSGRVDVPLSRAKFDELIRSSVEHAVSVFERVVRGTALEATVLVGGSTRIPLISSLLPGRVVFEAAPETTAVKGAALAGRHMLLGPDDNEPIETSVLVRDDDPLLRFPVGDMDVPDADFTAPPPRPPIDITPLDLPERRSVQRLVRSLAVTGGQRRSRDAHDQEDGR; encoded by the coding sequence TTGCCGTACGTCCTCGGGGTCGACGTGGGCACCACCCGCACCGCCGCCGCCCTGTGCCGCCTCGGCGGGACCGGACGGGCCGAGCCGGAGGTGGTCGGCCTGGGCGGACCGGGCGGGGGTGTGGCCTCGTCGTTGCAGCTCACGGCGGACGGGACGTTCGCCGTCGGCGAGCCGGGCGACCCGCGGTGGACCGCGACCGGCTTCGCCGCGCGGGTCGGTGACGGGGTGCCGGTCGTCCTGGGCGCCGAGCCGTTCACGGCCGAGGAACTGACGGCGCTCATGGTGAGCTGGGTCGCCGGGCAGGTCGCCGCCCGCGAGGGCGAGCCGGCGGAACGCATCGTGCTCAGTCACCCGGTCGGGTGGGGTGTGCACCACAAAGGGCTGATGCACCAGGCCCTGCGGGTCATGGGGCTGGAGAACGTGACCCTGCTCGCGGAACCCCTCGCCGCCGCGGCCGGGCACGCGTTCGCGCGCGGACCGGTCGGCGTGTTCGCCATGGGCAGCCACGCGTTCAGCGCCGCCGTGGTCCGCCCGTTCGAGGTCGTGTCGTGGGCGGAGAGCCCCGACCAGGACACCGGCGTCGACTTCGACGACCTCGTGTTCGGGCACGTGAAGACCGAACTCGGCCGGGCGTTCGCCGAACTGGACCCTCAGGACCCGCGCACCCGTGGTCTCTACGGTCGGCTCCGGCGCGACTGCGAGGCCGCCAAGCGCGTGCTGTCCGGCACGTTCGAGACCGTGATCCCCGTGCACCTGCCGTCCGGACGAGTGGACGTGCCGCTCAGCCGGGCGAAGTTCGACGAGCTGATCCGGTCGTCGGTCGAGCACGCGGTGTCGGTGTTCGAACGGGTCGTGCGCGGGACCGCGCTGGAGGCCACCGTGCTGGTCGGCGGCAGCACCCGCATCCCGCTGATCTCATCCCTGCTCCCCGGACGGGTGGTCTTCGAAGCCGCCCCCGAGACCACCGCCGTCAAGGGCGCCGCGCTCGCCGGGCGGCACATGCTCCTCGGACCCGACGACAACGAACCCATAGAGACGTCCGTGCTGGTCCGGGACGACGACCCGCTGCTGCGGTTCCCCGTGGGCGACATGGACGTGCCCGACGCCGACTTCACCGCACCGCCGCCGCGCCCGCCGATCGACATCACCCCGCTCGACCTGCCCGAACGGCGCTCCGTGCAGCGCCTGGTGCGGAGTCTCGCGGTGACCGGGGGACAGCGCCGTTCCCGCGACGCACACGACCAAGAGGACGGCCGTTGA
- a CDS encoding IniB N-terminal domain-containing protein, producing the protein MGTSPNTLHDFVLDLLSNPTALADFQADAEGALAAAGLSDISALDVQEVLPLVLDYVPAGSLPALDGSLLNELPLDATDALGAIGQLQAVAQQVALSGVSGTSDVNLAAAGALSADASGLEVFGGVSGWGPVGDVAGSLDASLSGDFSGVGDVAGALDGTLATAGGVTDLATGSLDGAFATAGGVTGAVPSVDGLTSPAFGAVDTLHGVVDSFGGFAGTVAGNVTHNAGNLDAGALTKALNVDGVTDLAHGDVSPANVVDTVEDTADGVVGVAGLTSTVNHIGAVNAPLLGVGLNDIPVLGGGDISDALF; encoded by the coding sequence ATGGGCACCAGCCCCAACACGCTGCACGACTTCGTCCTCGACCTGCTGAGCAACCCGACCGCGCTGGCCGACTTCCAGGCCGACGCCGAGGGTGCCCTGGCCGCCGCGGGCCTGAGCGACATCAGCGCTCTGGACGTGCAGGAAGTCCTCCCGCTGGTCCTCGACTACGTGCCCGCCGGGAGCCTGCCCGCTCTCGACGGCTCGCTGCTCAACGAGCTGCCGCTGGACGCGACGGACGCCCTGGGCGCCATCGGCCAGCTGCAGGCCGTGGCCCAGCAGGTGGCCCTCTCGGGCGTGTCCGGCACGTCCGACGTGAACCTGGCGGCGGCGGGCGCGCTGAGCGCCGACGCCAGTGGCCTGGAGGTCTTCGGCGGCGTCTCCGGCTGGGGCCCGGTGGGCGACGTGGCGGGCTCGCTCGACGCGTCCCTGTCCGGCGACTTCTCCGGGGTGGGTGACGTGGCCGGCGCCCTGGACGGCACGCTCGCCACCGCCGGTGGGGTCACCGACCTGGCGACCGGCTCCCTGGACGGCGCCTTCGCCACCGCCGGCGGAGTCACCGGCGCGGTCCCGTCCGTGGATGGCCTGACCAGCCCCGCGTTCGGTGCCGTCGACACGCTGCACGGCGTGGTCGACAGCTTCGGTGGCTTCGCCGGCACGGTCGCCGGCAACGTGACCCACAACGCGGGCAACCTCGACGCGGGCGCCCTGACCAAGGCCCTGAACGTCGACGGTGTGACCGACCTCGCGCACGGCGACGTGTCCCCGGCCAACGTCGTCGACACGGTCGAGGACACCGCCGACGGCGTGGTCGGCGTCGCGGGCCTGACCAGCACCGTCAACCACATCGGCGCCGTCAACGCGCCGCTGCTGGGCGTCGGCCTGAACGACATCCCGGTGCTGGGCGGCGGCGACATCAGCGACGCGCTCTTCTAA